Genomic DNA from Triticum dicoccoides isolate Atlit2015 ecotype Zavitan chromosome 4B, WEW_v2.0, whole genome shotgun sequence:
GAATGTCGTAATGATGGCCTCATTCGACGCCTTCGGGATTTTTAGGCGAACGTTGGTGAAGTGTTGTATGTACTTGTGCAAGGTTtcgcctggctgctgcttgatgcgttgCAGGTCGCCTGCCCCGGGAGCACGGTCCCCGgtaccctagaagttggcgatgaagtgctcGCAgagctcgtcccaagaggagatcgaccctaccggaaggttcaggagccatgagcgtgcGCCTTCCTTGAGGGCcagggggaaccagttcgccatgactttgtcATTTCCGTTCACTGCCTCGATATTCAGCTGGTAGAGCTGGAGGAAGTCAGCAGGGTCGGAGGTGTCGTCATAGCACaggggcagatccggcttgaacttgttggGCCAGACGACGTTGCACAGCTCTGGGGTGAATGCACGACAACCTACCGTGCTCATTGGAGCCAGCCGCAGGGGGAGAGCCTGATCTTGACGCACGCGCGTCGCCGCCTCCGGCGGCACGCGATCTTGACGTGGCGGTGCTGGAAGCGCACACACTTCTCCTTGGggtcgctgcaccacctggcagcttgtTTCATCACGCGCCGGTCACCTACGCGGCAGGTCGCGCTAGGGTGGTTCATGCTGGGGCTCGAGGACGGAGTCGCACGGAGGAGGTGGAGCAGGCGCGCCGTGGGCTACCTCGCCTGCCTAAGATGGGGGAGGCAGCGAGCGAGACGGCACAGGAGCCTCTCCagtggcactgacgagctcggcgatgcggtcaagccaATTCTCGTAGAGGTCGTCGGCCGAACGATAACACAGAAGCTCGTGCGCCATGAGCAACACAGCCTGCGCTTTCGTTGGCCGGCGACGAGCATGGAAAGATGACGCAGGggctggggtcagcgatggagtggcagtGCGACCATCACGCCGCATGGAAGGCGGCAGCGACAAGCCCTGCTGCTTGTGGGCCGCGGGACCAGTGATGGCGTAGGCCGCAGGAGAAGGGGAGCGGCAAGGGGCGCCGTTGCCCGCGTGCGCCATCTGAGCGACGCGAACGACAAGAGTTGCCTGATGCTTGGCACGAACATGGCGAGCATTGGCCATTGAAACAACGGACAGGGAGCAGTTTGAATGGTGGAGAAGAGGCTTcaacacgcccctacctggcgtgccaagtgtcggattcagggctccgcataCCCAAGAGAAGGTCCAAACTTTGGggcatgtgcgaagaactcaactccTTCAGCCAACCAGTTCGTCGCCCCCATGGCCTAGCTCaatgaacaaggaagaagatggacatggcagcttacccaggttcgggccaccttgcggtgtaagaccctactcctactttatGGTGTATTAGCCTCACAAGGTGCTGagaatgaactagtacaagggaagaacaacctcgcgaggtctgCTTTGGTGTGGATGCGAGCCGAAGGGATTCGACTGTTCTCTTGACCACCGACCATTCGAacccctactatggtggtggctagcctatatttatagcgtccttggtcctcttcccccaaaactcgggcgggaagggatcccacagcggCCAATTCGaacggggacaagtagtacatcttatcctgacaaaatgtggtcttctcctgcaaagctcCTAGTCATGAcgttgcggtgggctcggtgatgacattcgtcctgctgtcctggcggtcttggtcttgttgcacggaaatggaaacctttgggcgattcctcgggaccccgtgcctgcgcttgcctccttagcaccaaagagaaaacctGCTGCtctgtgcccgcctggccttggtcgtcatgtcttgcgtcaccgcaacctcatgaggttgagCACCTGCATAGAAATATCCACTCCTCAGGAGGCAGCCTGGGAAGGCCGCTCCCTctggaggtcttgatgtcgcccgcctcagctcggcccctcgcgagggtcttgtcttgttggTGTcatagatgggtcgtaccaggccgtcgatgaagccacgccgtgggccacaggcatgcaagtctgggtaccctgtttCGCAAAACGTCGACACCGCCAGCCCGCGTCGCCGCATCACCACGTCGCCAACGATGGAGCCGCCGCCCAGAGTCCGCCCCCGCCAGTGCCTGGAAACCCAGCTGCCGCGCAGAACCGCCGCCGCCTATGGGCACCGCACGGAGCCACTCCGCCCCGTGCTCGAGGAACCCTGGGAGGGGAAAGGCCAGGGAACACCACCGCCAACGTCGCCCGGGCCAGGCTTGCGGCGGGCGCCGGCGACGACGGCCAGGAGGAAAAGGTGAGGGAGGGTAGCTCGCGGAGGAAGGTGTGGGGTGCGACCAGTCGCCCGCGGGGGCGACGTGGTCGCGGTCTTGGAAGGGGGGAGGGAGAGATGCAGAGGTCGACTCACAATCGATCAAGCTTTATATTCCCTCAAATGTTCTATCCTACAGTCCGGTCATTATCCAGacacaaaaaggaaaaaagaaacaccCGACCGGACCCTCACTTTGTTCCCATATGATCGGGCTTTCCGCAAATCACCATATCCACATCAAATATGGGGAGGATATGGGGATATCCGGGTAGTCCTCCATGATCCTACCCCGGACCATCTTTTCTCTTTATTTATActttcttctctctttctctcttcgtCCCCACCAATCATATGAATTTGATCGGATAATTTGGAAAGGATGTAGGGAGCATGGTTAATTCATGCATAAATGAATGTTTGAAATAGACGTGTCCGATCACGTCCGCGGACGTTTGAGAATCGAAATTAGCCAATCCTGGTTGTAGGTGCTCTGACTAGTCAACGACCACTCTTTGGATGCGTCCTTTTAGTGAAAAAACTTTGCGGGGAAACGAGTTAAACTCATAGAAGTCAGTTCCAACACGAAACTCCAACACGCCGCTTGTATTGCTTGTATGACATCATTGTGTCGTGTTCAGCACAGTAGTCAAATTGAATCGCATATTTACAAATTTATGAGTGGTGTGATGTATCTGTCTCCAGACACGCCAAATAACAATGTGCCGAAACATCTGCCCACTTGACAGGTACTGGGAATGCATCCAAACCGAAAGAACGTCGAAACGTCCATCCACTAGATGATGATGGCAGGGGACGTTGAGACATCCATCAACTTGGCGATATTTGTTTTTTTAGGAAAGGTCATCCTAACTAGTTTATTGAAACTCAAAATAGGTTTACATCGTCTATGAGCTTGCCCACAACAATGTCAGGAGACTCGTCCAACCAGCTATGTCTTATTATAATAACAAAAATAAGCTAGCACATGTCCTGCTTGATTACAAGATCTATAACAGTGCTTAAAAATAACCTTCCCAATTGAATTACTAGTCTCGACATTCTGCGAAAATGGCCGCGGCAACGTCCCACCAATTGTTTGACCAAGTTGTTTGTTCCGCGTTAAGCAAACACTTGGCGCGCGTAGCCTACCAGCAGATTTCGTCACGACCTCACTAGCGTATTATAGATGCGCTCTCCCACAAAAATCATAGCACTGTAGATGTACTGCTAGACTTGCTAGCTCCAAGTAAATTGCGCCTCTTCTCGCCAGCCATGTCTCTTCACATGATGCCGTTGGTGCTGCTCTTCTCGTTGCTGTTCCCAAGCTCTCATGCTCTGCCGGGGTCACCACCTTCTCCTCCGGGCCCGGCTGCCGAGGAGCTCGCGCTTCTCGCCTTCAAGTCCATGCTGACCTCTGACGGTGGTTCGCCGGCGCTGGCATCGTGGAACACGTCGAGCCACTTCTGCCTCTGGCCAGGCGTGGCATGCAGCCGCGAGAAGGTTGTCGCGCTGCGCCTCGGCTCGTCCAACCTCTCCGGCCGCATCTCGCCGCACCTGGGCAATCTGTCCGGCCTCGCGGAGCTGGACCTCGGTGGAAACCAGCTTGTCGGTGACATACCACCGGAGCTTGGCCGTCTCGGCCGTCTCCGCTCCCTCAACCTGAGCGCCAACTTGCTCACCGGAGCCATCCCCGCGGCCATTGCGGCGGGGTGCACCAACCTCACCTCGCTCATCCTGGGCAGGAACAGCCTCCGAGGTACGATCCCCGCCCAGATCGGCACCACCTTGAGAAAGCTCACCCTGCTGGACCTTTGCCGAAACAACCTCACGGGGCACATCCCTCCGTCACTGGCGGAGCTGCGCTCCATGCAGGTTCTGTCTCTGTGCTTCAACAACCTGTCCGGCGAGATCCCAGCCGCGCTGGGAAACCTCACCAGCATCCAGGAGCTAGGCCTCCATCACAATGGCCTGTCCGGAGCAATCCCGTCGTCTCTCGGGCTGCCGGGCGGCATGTCGTTTTTCAACCTCGAGTTCAACCAGTTAACCGGGGCGATCCCTACCTCCATTTGGAACCTCTCGTCTCTCGTTCTGTTCTCCGTCATGTATAACAGGCTAAGCGGCAGGATGCCTCCCGACGCATTCGCCGCCATGCCCCatctccaccagatccaaatcaacAACAACCAGTTCCATGGCCCTTTCCCGGTGTCCATAGCAAATGCTTCCAACATCTCTCTAGTTCAGCTCGACGGCAACCTTTTCGCCGGCATCATTCCCCGTGATATCGGCAGGTTAAGAAATCTCAGCATTCTACTTCTCGGCAACAATCTGTTTGAAGCTCATGAGCCAAGAGATTGGGGATTCATAACCGAATTAACTAATTGCTCCCAGTTAGGACTGCTGGGATTGGATGGTAATAAGTTTGGAGGTGTTCTTCCAGATTCACTCTCCAACCTTTCCACGTCACTGTATGATCTTCAACTTGGGTCCAACAAGATCACAGGAAACATTCCAGAGGGTATTAGTAACCTCATCAACTTACAAAAGCTCGACATGTCGCACAACTTCTTCACGGGAAGTCTCCCCTCTTCATTGGGAAGGCTTCCAAAATTGGCCAGTTTCTATGTCATTGCAAATAAGTTGGCCGGGCTGGTCCCGTCGGCCATAGGAAATCTTACTGAACTATCTGATTTGCGGCTCGACATGAACGCGTTCAGTGGTAGAATACCAAGCACACTTGGAAACCTGGCAAAGCTCTCCTCACTAGGTCTTTCAGCAAATAGTTTCATTGGTCCCATACCCAGCACATTATTCAGCATCCAAACACTCTCGATGGTACTTGATGTGTCACACAATAATATAGAGGGATCCATACCACAAGAAATCGGGTACCTGCAAAATTTAGCAGAATTGCATCTAGAGTCAAACAAATTATCTGGTGAAATCCCCACCACCGTTGGAGAGTGTCGATTTCTAAAAAGTCTTTATCTGCAAAACAACTCCCTGAATGGTAGCATCCCATCAACCCTGAATCAACTGAAGGATCTTGAAACTCTTGACCTGTCAAGCAACAACTTGTCAGGCCAGATACCCAAGTTCCTTGGCAACATCAGCATGCTCCAGTATCTGAACCTTTCCCTTAACCGGTTTGTCGGAGAAGTGCCGACCTTTGGTGTCTTCGCAAATGCTACTTCAAT
This window encodes:
- the LOC119291770 gene encoding receptor kinase-like protein Xa21, with the translated sequence MSLHMMPLVLLFSLLFPSSHALPGSPPSPPGPAAEELALLAFKSMLTSDGGSPALASWNTSSHFCLWPGVACSREKVVALRLGSSNLSGRISPHLGNLSGLAELDLGGNQLVGDIPPELGRLGRLRSLNLSANLLTGAIPAAIAAGCTNLTSLILGRNSLRGTIPAQIGTTLRKLTLLDLCRNNLTGHIPPSLAELRSMQVLSLCFNNLSGEIPAALGNLTSIQELGLHHNGLSGAIPSSLGLPGGMSFFNLEFNQLTGAIPTSIWNLSSLVLFSVMYNRLSGRMPPDAFAAMPHLHQIQINNNQFHGPFPVSIANASNISLVQLDGNLFAGIIPRDIGRLRNLSILLLGNNLFEAHEPRDWGFITELTNCSQLGLLGLDGNKFGGVLPDSLSNLSTSLYDLQLGSNKITGNIPEGISNLINLQKLDMSHNFFTGSLPSSLGRLPKLASFYVIANKLAGLVPSAIGNLTELSDLRLDMNAFSGRIPSTLGNLAKLSSLGLSANSFIGPIPSTLFSIQTLSMVLDVSHNNIEGSIPQEIGYLQNLAELHLESNKLSGEIPTTVGECRFLKSLYLQNNSLNGSIPSTLNQLKDLETLDLSSNNLSGQIPKFLGNISMLQYLNLSLNRFVGEVPTFGVFANATSISIEGNVELCGGIPTLHLLPCSSQIAHRKHKLLAVPIVLSLIATLVVLVTLYKLSMRHKKNRRQTLSPTSMKSHPKLSYSQLVNATDGFSAANFLGSGSFGIVYKGELYDQVGNRTIVAVKVLKLQTPKALKSFAAECEALRNIRHRNIVKIVTICSTFDTRGHGFKAIVYEFMSNGSLAGWLHPEQTEPKQLNLCVRVTILLDVACALDYLSYQGDFFVHCDVKPSNVLLDAEMVAHVGDFGLASQCWEFSVENSSLELSKSSMGLTGAINSSFQQSMSTMGFRGTIGYAAPEYGAGNKVSTNGDIYSYGILVLETVTGKRPTDSIFRQRLRLREYVEQALGHSMMDVIDKRLQDELQTADDISRKKKMDCLTSLLELGMWCSDETPTRRMLTGDIVRQLEAIKESLS